DNA sequence from the Cronobacter turicensis z3032 genome:
CAACTATTGGAGTCCGGGGCGAATTTGTGATATAAAGCGCGCCGGACTTCTGTACCAGAATCCTGGCACAGAGGCGACTACTCTCACTTTGTGTAATAACACACACGTATCGGCACATATTCCGGGGTGCCCTTCGGGGTCGGTAATATGGGATACGTGGAGGCATAACCCCAACTTTTAAACAGAGGTTTTAAATCATGGCAACTGTTTCCATGCGCGACATGCTCAAGGCTGGTGTTCACTTCGGTCACCAGACCCGTTACTGGAACCCGAAAATGAAGCCGTTCATCTTCGGTGCGCGTAACAAAGTTCACATCATCAACCTTGAGAAAACTGTACCGATGTTCAACGAAGCCCTGGCTGAGCTGAGCAAAATTTCTTCCCGTAAAGGTAAGATTCTGTTCGTCGGTACCAAACGCGCTGCAAGCGAAGCGGTGAAAGAAGCTGCTAACAGCTGCGACCAGTTCTTCGTGAACCATCGCTGGCTGGGCGGTATGCTGACTAACTGGAAAACCGTTCGTCAGTCCATCAAGCGCCTGAAAGATCTGGAAACTCAGTCTCAGGACGGCACCTTCGATAAGCTGACCAAAAAAGAAGCGCTGATGCGCACTCGTGAGCTGGAAAAGCTGGAAAACAGCCTCGGCGGTATCAAAGACATGGGCGGCCTGCCGGACGCACTGTTTGTTATCGACGCTGACCACGAGCACATCGCTATCAAAGAAGCAAACAACCTGGGTATCCCGGTATTTGCTATCGTTGATACCAACTCCGATCCGGACGGTGTTGACTTCGTTATCCCGGGTAACGATGACGCCATCCGTGCTGTCAGCCTGTACCTGAATGCTGTTGCTGCAACCGTTCGTGAAGGCCGTTCTCAGGATCTGGCTGCTCAGGCGGAAGAAAGCTTCGTAGAAGCTGAATAATAAGGCATGCTCGTTTAGAGCCCTTATTAACCAGGTAGTAACAAGTTTGGTTAGGGGGCCTGTCTCAGGCTCCCTTTTTTGTTTGAGTCGGGTGTGCCGGACGCTTCCGGCAGGCCTGGACTTATCTCCCCGCACGAGATAACCGAGGATTATAGAATGGCTGAAATTACCGCTTCCCTGGTAAAAGAGCTGCGCGAACGTACTGGCGCAGGCATGATGGAATGTAAAAAAGCTCTGGTTGAAGCTAATGGCGACATCGAGCTGGCTATCGAAAACATGCGTAAATCTGGCGCGATCAAAGCAGCGAAAAAAGCAGGCAACGTAGCTGCTGACGGCGTGATCAAAACCAAGATCGAAGGCAACTACGGCGTGATCCTGGAAGTTAACTGCCAGACCGACTTCGTTGCTAAAGACGGCGGTTTCCAGGCGTTCGCTGACAAAGTACTGGACGCTGCTTTTGCGGGCAAAATCACCGACGTTGAAGCACTTAAAGCGCAGTTCGAAGAAGAACGCGTTGCTCTG
Encoded proteins:
- the rpsB gene encoding 30S ribosomal protein S2, producing the protein MATVSMRDMLKAGVHFGHQTRYWNPKMKPFIFGARNKVHIINLEKTVPMFNEALAELSKISSRKGKILFVGTKRAASEAVKEAANSCDQFFVNHRWLGGMLTNWKTVRQSIKRLKDLETQSQDGTFDKLTKKEALMRTRELEKLENSLGGIKDMGGLPDALFVIDADHEHIAIKEANNLGIPVFAIVDTNSDPDGVDFVIPGNDDAIRAVSLYLNAVAATVREGRSQDLAAQAEESFVEAE